In Penaeus vannamei isolate JL-2024 chromosome 4, ASM4276789v1, whole genome shotgun sequence, a single window of DNA contains:
- the LOC113822918 gene encoding uncharacterized protein, which yields MASSSTFRALCSLLLLLLSFHRGNADEVEVLVLQESGAPSSTSHARLATPFPQLLSFSLCYRIRLQRFREESTLVSYALSDDQDNEFRIDHRDTGYLVALQGHWAITALRTPLRQWMHFCFSYNFDQSAWVIYMDGEMQARSNFSSPTTPLLANGAFVIGQEQDSFGGGFQRDQSFCGEVTHLNIWSRVLDAKKIARLAKCSEEYHGDAVLRWSSASWETSGETSWKTLLQEDLCLPSVRTFSIFPKRLSLRPATHLCRVVGGDVMVPANEEENRWLYNTTKDIAFDCSGGVSSAYLWLGATDEGVEGQWASISSGRPLEWQGPWRGAGPNGGNEENCLVMLTGKFPGRWSDIACLDTYSFCVPCEFSRPATIFLKGPAVCSSSPFNHQYYLGDEREGVPSLVGFFHSDIFMKNETWIMQSLKDPTVTAWWTPAKDGLYPFGTRQWTLGSDVCNLRSGARVNLTLSVCGEGEFTCADGICIDLDKRCDLRVDCLDQSDEMACSLVDIPVGYRTFIPPPPPVPGEPLRITFDVNVIAFPNIATQDLTFTATLLPTLRWQDTRLNFLNLKADRTLNLLSREASASIWTPRVFFSNAQGNLFTNLGEGSRVECVREGPPTPGAPSLPEEVNVFKGYENSLEMSQLYTATYSCDFLLAMFPFDSQECSLNFTLVSAASTYMVLEPGLSLYSGPTFLIEYQIGTTTISSSNEGEFSVIQVKVRFYRRYTFYLLTLYIPTVLLILIAYATFFFNPDDFNSRVVVAVTSLLVLTSLLTQTSNALPKTSYFKLIDIWLFVSIVIIFLVILLQTLVNFSVQKTRSNTADSFIGRLMNRITGPRVLASKNTRVINIAGPPRSSSSIVWGDEVSKTSTRTIRGGQEEGKKIRDTADLKDQGPDGVNMALMVKSRIVVPLIYLVFNLCYWGVAFRCVEGKGVI from the exons ATGGCGAGTTCGAG CACCTTTCGGGCCCTGTGTTCTcttctgctgctgttattatccttTCATAGAGGAAACGCGG ATGAAGTCGAGGTCCTCGTCCTGCAGGAGTCCGGCGCCCCTTCCTCCACCAGCCACGCCCGCCTCGCCACGCCCTTCCCGCAGCTTCTCTCCTTCAGCCTCTGCTACAGGATCAGGTTGCAGAGGTTTAGGGAGGAGTCGACGCTCGTGTCCTATGCTCTTTCCGACGATCAAGATAACGAATTCAGGATCG ATCACCGAGACACCGGCTACCTGGTGGCACTCCAGGGGCACTGGGCCATAACAGCGCTGAGAACGCCACTCCGCCAATGGATGCATTTCTGTTTCTCGTACAATTTCGACCAGTCCGCTTGGGTCATCTACATGGACGGGGAAATGCAAGCAAGGTCGAATTTCTCTTCACCTACCACGCCCCTGCTTGCTAATGGTGCCTTTGTTATAG GTCAAGAGCAGGACTCATTCGGAGGAGGTTTCCAGCGCGACCAAAGCTTCTGCGGCGAGGTCACTCACCTCAACATCTGGTCACGAGTGCTTGATGCTAAGAAGATCGCCAGG CTAGCCAAGTGCTCGGAGGAATACCATGGAGACGCGGTACTGAGGTGGTCGTCAGCGTCGTGGGAAACCTCGGGCGAAACCAGCTGGAAGACCCTGCTGCAAGAGGACCTGTGTCTGCCGAGCGTCCGCACCTTCAGCATCTTCCCGAAGCGCCTCTCCCTTCGTCCGGCGACTCACCTGTGCAGG GTGGTTGGCGGCGATGTTATGGTGCCAGCCAATGAGGAGGAGAACAGGTGGTTGTACAACACGACGAAGGACATAGCATTCGATTGCTCCGGGGGCGTGAGCTCGGCGTACCTGTGGCTGGGCGCTACCGAcgaaggggtggaggggcagTGGGCCTCCATAAGTTCGGGGCGCCCTCTGGAGTGGCAGGGGCCTTGGCGGGGCGCAGGACCCAACGGGGGAAACGAGGAGAACTGCCTCGTTATGCTAACTGGCAAGTTCCCGGGGCGCTGGTCCGACATCGCCTGCCTCGACACCTACTCCTTCTGCGTCCCCTGCGAGTTCTCCCGGCCCGCCACCATCTTCCTGAAGGGGCCGGCCGTGTGCAGCTCCTCGCCCTTCAACCACCAATATTACCTTggcgacgagagggagggagtccCGTCGCTCGTGGGCTTCTTCCACTCGGATATTTTCATGAAGAATGAAACATGGATAATGCAGTCGCTGAAG GACCCCACTGTTACTGCCTGGTGGACCCCCGCGAAGGACGGCCTGTACCCCTTCGGCACCCGCCAGTGGACGCTCGGGAGTGACGTGTGCAACCTAAGATCCGGAGCTCGAGTTAACCTCACGCTTTCAG TCTGCGGGGAAGGAGAGTTCACCTGCGCCGACGGCATCTGCATCGACCTGGACAAGCGTTGCGATCTGCGGGTCGACTGTCTCGACCAGAGCGACGAAATGGCGTGCTCCCTCGTGGATATCCCCGTGGGCTACCGCACCTTCATCCCGCCGCCTCCTCCCGTCCCTGGCGAGCCCCTGCGCATCACCTTCGACGTCAACGTCATCGCCTTCCCCAATATCGCCACGCAGGACCTCACCTTCACGGCGACCCTGCTGCCGACGCTCCGCTGGCAGGACACCCGGCTCAACTTCCTCAACCTGAAGGCGGACAGGACGCTCAACCTGCTGTCCCGGGAGGCGTCCGCGAGCATCTGGACGCCCCGAGTGTTCTTCAGCAACGCCCAGGGGAACCTCTTCACCAACCTGGGCGAAGGGAGTCGCGTCGAGTGCGTGCGAGAGGGCCCGCCGACGCCAGGGGCTCCGAGTTTGCCGGAAGAAG TAAACGTTTTCAAGGGTTATGAGAACAGCTTGGAGATGAGTCAACTCTATACCGCCACTTACAGCTGTGATTTCTTGCTCGCCATGTTTCCCTTCGACTCCCAG GAATGCAGTCTGAACTTCACGCTCGTGTCTGCCGCCTCCACCTACATGGTCTTAGAACCTGGTCTTTCACTCTACAGCGGCCCAACCTTTCTCATTGAGTACCAGATCG GGACAACGACCATATCCTCCTCGAACGAAGGAGAATTTTCCGTGATTCAAGTAAAGGTTCGGTTTTATCGCCGCTACACCTTCTACCTCCTCACCTTATACATCCCAACGGTCCTCCTGATCCTCATCGCCTATGCTACTTTCTTCTTCAACCCGGATGACTTCAATTCGCGTGTGGTTGTGGCCGTGACGTCGCTTTTGGTGCTGACGTCACTCCTCACGCAG ACATCAAACGCTCTCCCTAAGACGTCCTACTTCAAGCTAATAGACATCTGGCTCTTCGTCTCCATCGTGATCATCTTCTTGGTCATCTTGCTACAGACGCTCGTTAATTTCTCCGTTCAGAAGACGCGTTCCAACACCGCCGATTCGTTCATTGGGAGACTCATG AACAGAATCACAGGACCTCGTGTTCTAGCCTCGAAGAACACCAGAGTCATCAACATAGCAGGTCCTCCACGTAGCTCCTCCTCGATCGTCTGGGGTGACGAAGTGAGCAAGACCAGCACGAGGACGATTCGAGGGggacaagaggaagggaagaagatacgCGACACGGCAGACCTCAAGGACCAGGGACCTGACGGGGTTAATATGGCCTTGATGGTGAAGAGCAGGATAGTGGTTCCTCTCATCTATCTGGTCTTCAACCTGTGCTATTGGGGCGTTGCTTTCAGGTGCGTTGAGGGTAAAGGTGTAATTTAG
- the LOC113822917 gene encoding uncharacterized protein isoform X2, with translation MNLYELLRKVHNKGKKEEEKKKKKQTDNLQSSSAVSKTLHINNLGTNADILSRISVRDLLVERPKQLEIKGDLSNIDVTFLLNVLTNEILEFDLDLRPLQVIRSIRNKIFHSGSEIECTEISLNKLCEAAEKVHKYIGEAVDIHSKREESLSLPQCLDTLACNIIEELKSEVTSKYQNGGRAVLPPITDIGCQSKVDMWKYIEDLVQIPQGQRNPIVMCGASGSGKTSVLQSVVASMCEKKESPFQLVLYLKLYNNPSEMAMWEGMLKSIEEQYPKTVKKYDIIYILDALRMYANDILFLVDWNLKDAKHIPLANMVNGTWVLTYQGECESLSAFQILQVKPLTEDLVQDILKSLNGDEREKQYMLELFDECKYKGILNTPEMVNIFNEIRRSVPCKEMFEYFIRKKIRCFTTDNDLELIEKLTSRNMDTKDLVQEILKSLNGDEREKKDMLKNDLLTEDLIQDILKCLNGDESKRENIFKLFEEPKYKGILNTPEMVNIFIEIRRLVPFKEMLEYFIRKIIRCMKIGNDLKLIEKLTLRNVIENEGFYKEKDLESVKPEITDSFFLKDAKGLSFRYRVIEELFAARFIQREEEEETKRMLEKYPTQIPLLKRVIKFACIFWCEYDLIRKKLYFIKPYLSQVLNVDDIKCYKKRKKEEMDYIFEDDSETGSQENAFTKWSYLVNFVEACGCRQEILNLLGEIIGQKDVWLFKCKFLNEEKIPVLEKILRNVKYSRPKTVRLESGVKCEILNMVWNILGNLPLENKMLVRINIVGRKCPSVSLANLENLIRDIVNVTNPYLQLLNYVGPFVYKGEKEFMECLCVKDHLRFLDVIVRDKASFAESINCKGLAKLIESKVKVNLKSVTENKKTPTVSEGIPPTLTVRYQSGILNLLHEFNCSQYLKYLSMDGIVITEKFHINLEAFTSLECLFIKCNPESYTRNQAVITGTEPMEVDGSEQGDASATVLPFKDWVFKLAMHTKLPKGLERLMLHNMSFCNDSNVSILIEKWKNLQRLMILDTNVSVTGAYDIVKEKENERPEPSFENGADVEQHLKKKCHISTSDISHNKGCNKCPRLTKKERKAQSKEKPLGRELIITSNQDLCRKCKNFPCSCTLMDGEDSRETFDSIKNLIRASYECDYLSFSYTNKIFTVRKNMHKDLRVHIPLPSLDDDLVLKLQLYTSGKSVFEDAQLSHNGADKAVKLLQQLDSLKGVFESLIIVQYIQLELTKLSHKGATKVAQYLIDLKKSYNEPFSLAILTTEHPRSAEAVKFSYTVKFLRDDKNLSYFYFQCSCKKRCLSLKKTHNCDIYINNEILEK, from the exons ATGAACCTGTATGAGCTATTGAGAAAAGTTCACAATAAaggcaaaaaggaagaagagaaaaagaagaaaaaacaaacagacaacttaCAGAGTTCTTCCGCAGTCTCAAAAACATTGCACATAAACAACCTAGGTACCAATGCCGACATTTTGAGCAGGATATCGGTGAGAGATCTCCTAGTTGAGAGGCCAAAACAATTAGAAATAAAAGGTGATCTGTCAAATATTGATGTGACCTTTCTCTTGAACGTCCTCACAAATGAAATTCTTGAATTCGACTTGGATCTCAGACCACTGCAGGTCATAAGGAGCATCAGAAACAAAATTTTCCACTCGGGTTCAGAAATTGAATGCACAGAAATTAGCCTGAACAAGCTTTGTGAAGCAGCTGAAAAAGTGCATAAGTACATAGGTGAAGCAGTTGACATACACAGCAAGAGGGAAGAGTCTCTGAGTCTTCCGCAGTGCTTGGACACCTTAGCATGCAATATAATAG AGGAACTGAAAAGCGAGGTCACTTCAAAGTACCAGAATGGTGGTCGTGCTGTCCTTCCTCCAATCACCGATATTGG ATGTCAGAGCAAAGTAGATATGTGGAAGTATATTGAGGACCTAGTCCAAATTCCTCAAGGGCAAAGGAATCCCATCGTGATGTGTGGAGCCTCAGGAAGTGGGAAAACTTCTGTCCTACAAAGTGTTGTGGCCTCCATGTGTGAGAAGAAAGAATCTCCTTTTCAGTTAGTTTTATACTTAAAACTGTACAATAATCCCAGTGAGATGGCTATGTGGGAAGGTATGTTAAAAAGTATTGAAGAGCAGTATCCTAAGACAGTAAAGAaatatgatattatttatatattagatgCCTTAAGAATGTATGCAAATGATATTTTGTTTCTAGTTGACTGGAATTTAAAGGATGCCAAACACATTCCTCTAGCAAATATGGTAAACGGGACATGGGTGTTGACATACCAAGGTGAGTGTGAGAGTTTAAGTGCCTTCCAGATCCTTCAAGTGAAGCCTCTTACTGAAGATTTAGTACAAGACATTTTGAAGAGTCTcaatggagatgagagagagaagcagtacaTGTTAGAATTATTTGATGAGTGTAAGTACAAAGGCATTTTAAATACACCTGAGATGGTTAACATTTTCAATGAAATTAGAAGATCAGTACCATGTAAAGAAATGTTCGAGTattttatcagaaaaaaaattagaTGCTTCACTACAGATAATGACCTAGAATTGATTGAGAAGCTCACATCTAGAAATATGGATACTAAAGATTTAGTACAAGAGATTTTGAAGAGTCTaaatggagatgagagagagaagaaggacatGTTAAAAAATGATCTTCTTACTGAAGATTTAATACAAGACATTTTGAAGTGTCTGAATGGAGATGAGAGCAAAAGGGAGAACATTTTTAAATTATTTGAAGAACCTAAGTACAAAGGCATTTTAAATACACCTGAGATGgttaacatttttattgaaattaGAAGACTGGTTCCATTTAAAGAAATGTTAGAGTACTTTATTAGAAAGATAATTAGATGCATGAAAATAGGTAATGACCTAAAGCTGATTGAGAAGCTCACACTTAGAAATGTGATAGAAAATGAGGGGTTctataaagaaaaagatttagAGTCTGTAAAACCTGAAATAACAGACTCATTTTTCTTAAAGGATGCCAAAGGCTTATCATTTAGATATAGAGTTATAGAAGAATTATTTGCTGCCAGGTTTattcaaagagaagaagaagaagaaaccaaaaGAATGTTAGAAAAATATCCAACTCAGATTCCCTTGTTAAAGAGAGTAATCAAATTTGCCTGTATTTTTTGGTGTGAATATGACCTGATAAGGAAGAAGTTGTATTTCATAAAGCCATATCTTTCCCAAGTTTTGAATGTAGATGATATCAAATgctacaagaagagaaagaaagaggaaatggattaTATTTTTGAGGATGATTCTGAAACTGGCAGCCAAGAGAATGCTTTTACAAAGTGGTCATACCTTGTTAATTTTGTTGAAGCCTGTGGATGCAGACAAGAAATTTTAAATCTTCTTGGGGAAATCATTGGTCAGAAAGATGTTTGGCTATTCAAATGCAAATtcttaaatgaagaaaaaattccAGTTCTTGAGAAAATCCTAAGAAATGTGAAGTATAGCAGACCAAAAACAGTCAGATTGGAAAGTGGCGTGAAATGTGAAATCCTAAATATGGTGTGGAACATTTTGGGAAACCTGCCATTAGAAAATAAGATGTTGGTCCGGATAAATATAGTGGGAAGGAAATGTCCAAGTGTATCTCTTGCAAATTTGGAGAATTTAATTAGAGATATAGTGAATGTAACAAACCCCTATCTCCAGCTATTAAATTACGTGGGACCTTTTGtatacaaaggagagaaagaatttaTGGAATGCCTTTGTGTTAAAGATCATTTAAGATTTTTGGATGTAATTGTTAGAGATAAGGCATCCTTTGCAGAAAGCATAAACTGCAAAGGACTAGCCAAATTAATAGAATCAAAGGTCAAGGTGAATCTAAAATCTGTCACAGAAAACAAAAAGACTCCAACAGTGTCTGAAGGTATACCTCCTACTCTAACAGTTCGGTATCAGAGTGGTATTTTGAATCTGCTGCATGAATTTAATTGTTCACAATATCTAAAGTACTTAAGCATGGATGGGATTGTTATCACAGAAAAGTTCCACATCAACCTGGAAGCTTTTACAAGTCTGGAATGTTTATTCATCAAGTGCAATCCAGAATCTTACACTAGAAATCAGGCAGTCATTACTGGCACTGAGCCAATGGAGGTAGATGGAAGTGAACAAGGTGACGCCAGTGCTACAGTGCTGCCTTTTAAAGATTGGGTTTTCAAGCTAGCGATGCACACCAAACTTCCAAAAGGGTTGGAGAGACTTATGCTCCATAACATGAGTTTCTGTAATGATTCAAATGTCTCAATTCTGATTGAGAAGTGGAAGAACTTACAGAGATTAATGATATTAGACACCAATGTATCTGTTACAGGAGCATATGACATtgtcaaggagaaggaaaatgagagaccaGAACCTTCATTTGAAAATGGTGCTGATGTTGAGCAGCACTTAAAGAAAAAGTGTCACATATCCACTTCGGACATATCTCATAACAAAGGGTGCAACAAGTGTCCACGTTTAACAAAAAAGGAGCGGAAAGCACAGAGTAAAGAAAAACCTTTAGGCAGAGAATTAATAATTACCTCAAACCAAGATCTCTGCCGTAAATGCAAGAATTTCCCGTGCTCTTGCACACTCATGGATGGTGAAGACAGCAGAGAGACATTTGACAGCATTAAAAATCTTATCAGAGCCTCTTATGAATGTGACTACCTTTCCTTCAGCTATACTAATAAAATCTTTACCGTGAGGAAGAATATGCACAAGGACTTGAGAGTCCATATTCCCTTGCCTTCATTGGATGATGACTTAGTGCTCAAGTTGCAACTGTATACTAGTGGGAAAAGTGTATTTGAAGATGCACAACTCTCTCATAATGGTGCTGACAAAGCTGTTAAACTTTTGCAGCAGCTTGATTCTTTGAAAGGTGTATTTGAATCTTTAATCATAGTACAATATATCCAACTTGAGCTCACAAAACTTTCTCACAAAGGTGCTACAAAAGTTGCTCAATATCTGATAGATTTGAAAAAGTCATACAATGAACCGTTTTCTCTCGCCATTTTGACCACTGAGCACCCACGTTCAGCTGAAGCAGTTAAATTTAGTTATACTGTCAAATTCCTAAGAGATGATAAAAACCTGTCATACTTTTATTTCCAGTGTTCATGTAAAAAGAGGTGCCTCAGTTTAAAGAAGACACATAACTGTGacatatacattaataatgaaattttAGAAAAGTAA
- the LOC113822917 gene encoding uncharacterized protein isoform X1 has translation MASQVTQEDYGANRLYPLLYILRNVCAPALASLFVQNFKDTKYVKDQKYEEIAKMNLYELLRKVHNKGKKEEEKKKKKQTDNLQSSSAVSKTLHINNLGTNADILSRISVRDLLVERPKQLEIKGDLSNIDVTFLLNVLTNEILEFDLDLRPLQVIRSIRNKIFHSGSEIECTEISLNKLCEAAEKVHKYIGEAVDIHSKREESLSLPQCLDTLACNIIEELKSEVTSKYQNGGRAVLPPITDIGCQSKVDMWKYIEDLVQIPQGQRNPIVMCGASGSGKTSVLQSVVASMCEKKESPFQLVLYLKLYNNPSEMAMWEGMLKSIEEQYPKTVKKYDIIYILDALRMYANDILFLVDWNLKDAKHIPLANMVNGTWVLTYQGECESLSAFQILQVKPLTEDLVQDILKSLNGDEREKQYMLELFDECKYKGILNTPEMVNIFNEIRRSVPCKEMFEYFIRKKIRCFTTDNDLELIEKLTSRNMDTKDLVQEILKSLNGDEREKKDMLKNDLLTEDLIQDILKCLNGDESKRENIFKLFEEPKYKGILNTPEMVNIFIEIRRLVPFKEMLEYFIRKIIRCMKIGNDLKLIEKLTLRNVIENEGFYKEKDLESVKPEITDSFFLKDAKGLSFRYRVIEELFAARFIQREEEEETKRMLEKYPTQIPLLKRVIKFACIFWCEYDLIRKKLYFIKPYLSQVLNVDDIKCYKKRKKEEMDYIFEDDSETGSQENAFTKWSYLVNFVEACGCRQEILNLLGEIIGQKDVWLFKCKFLNEEKIPVLEKILRNVKYSRPKTVRLESGVKCEILNMVWNILGNLPLENKMLVRINIVGRKCPSVSLANLENLIRDIVNVTNPYLQLLNYVGPFVYKGEKEFMECLCVKDHLRFLDVIVRDKASFAESINCKGLAKLIESKVKVNLKSVTENKKTPTVSEGIPPTLTVRYQSGILNLLHEFNCSQYLKYLSMDGIVITEKFHINLEAFTSLECLFIKCNPESYTRNQAVITGTEPMEVDGSEQGDASATVLPFKDWVFKLAMHTKLPKGLERLMLHNMSFCNDSNVSILIEKWKNLQRLMILDTNVSVTGAYDIVKEKENERPEPSFENGADVEQHLKKKCHISTSDISHNKGCNKCPRLTKKERKAQSKEKPLGRELIITSNQDLCRKCKNFPCSCTLMDGEDSRETFDSIKNLIRASYECDYLSFSYTNKIFTVRKNMHKDLRVHIPLPSLDDDLVLKLQLYTSGKSVFEDAQLSHNGADKAVKLLQQLDSLKGVFESLIIVQYIQLELTKLSHKGATKVAQYLIDLKKSYNEPFSLAILTTEHPRSAEAVKFSYTVKFLRDDKNLSYFYFQCSCKKRCLSLKKTHNCDIYINNEILEK, from the exons ATGGCGTCACAGGTCACTCAG GAGGATTACGGGGCAAATCGACTGTATCCCTTGTTATATATCCTAAGAAATGTATGTGCACCAGCATTGGCCAGTTTATTTGTACAGAATTTTAAGGATACAAAGTATGTTAAGGATcaaaaatatgaagaaattgCAAAAATGAACCTGTATGAGCTATTGAGAAAAGTTCACAATAAaggcaaaaaggaagaagagaaaaagaagaaaaaacaaacagacaacttaCAGAGTTCTTCCGCAGTCTCAAAAACATTGCACATAAACAACCTAGGTACCAATGCCGACATTTTGAGCAGGATATCGGTGAGAGATCTCCTAGTTGAGAGGCCAAAACAATTAGAAATAAAAGGTGATCTGTCAAATATTGATGTGACCTTTCTCTTGAACGTCCTCACAAATGAAATTCTTGAATTCGACTTGGATCTCAGACCACTGCAGGTCATAAGGAGCATCAGAAACAAAATTTTCCACTCGGGTTCAGAAATTGAATGCACAGAAATTAGCCTGAACAAGCTTTGTGAAGCAGCTGAAAAAGTGCATAAGTACATAGGTGAAGCAGTTGACATACACAGCAAGAGGGAAGAGTCTCTGAGTCTTCCGCAGTGCTTGGACACCTTAGCATGCAATATAATAG AGGAACTGAAAAGCGAGGTCACTTCAAAGTACCAGAATGGTGGTCGTGCTGTCCTTCCTCCAATCACCGATATTGG ATGTCAGAGCAAAGTAGATATGTGGAAGTATATTGAGGACCTAGTCCAAATTCCTCAAGGGCAAAGGAATCCCATCGTGATGTGTGGAGCCTCAGGAAGTGGGAAAACTTCTGTCCTACAAAGTGTTGTGGCCTCCATGTGTGAGAAGAAAGAATCTCCTTTTCAGTTAGTTTTATACTTAAAACTGTACAATAATCCCAGTGAGATGGCTATGTGGGAAGGTATGTTAAAAAGTATTGAAGAGCAGTATCCTAAGACAGTAAAGAaatatgatattatttatatattagatgCCTTAAGAATGTATGCAAATGATATTTTGTTTCTAGTTGACTGGAATTTAAAGGATGCCAAACACATTCCTCTAGCAAATATGGTAAACGGGACATGGGTGTTGACATACCAAGGTGAGTGTGAGAGTTTAAGTGCCTTCCAGATCCTTCAAGTGAAGCCTCTTACTGAAGATTTAGTACAAGACATTTTGAAGAGTCTcaatggagatgagagagagaagcagtacaTGTTAGAATTATTTGATGAGTGTAAGTACAAAGGCATTTTAAATACACCTGAGATGGTTAACATTTTCAATGAAATTAGAAGATCAGTACCATGTAAAGAAATGTTCGAGTattttatcagaaaaaaaattagaTGCTTCACTACAGATAATGACCTAGAATTGATTGAGAAGCTCACATCTAGAAATATGGATACTAAAGATTTAGTACAAGAGATTTTGAAGAGTCTaaatggagatgagagagagaagaaggacatGTTAAAAAATGATCTTCTTACTGAAGATTTAATACAAGACATTTTGAAGTGTCTGAATGGAGATGAGAGCAAAAGGGAGAACATTTTTAAATTATTTGAAGAACCTAAGTACAAAGGCATTTTAAATACACCTGAGATGgttaacatttttattgaaattaGAAGACTGGTTCCATTTAAAGAAATGTTAGAGTACTTTATTAGAAAGATAATTAGATGCATGAAAATAGGTAATGACCTAAAGCTGATTGAGAAGCTCACACTTAGAAATGTGATAGAAAATGAGGGGTTctataaagaaaaagatttagAGTCTGTAAAACCTGAAATAACAGACTCATTTTTCTTAAAGGATGCCAAAGGCTTATCATTTAGATATAGAGTTATAGAAGAATTATTTGCTGCCAGGTTTattcaaagagaagaagaagaagaaaccaaaaGAATGTTAGAAAAATATCCAACTCAGATTCCCTTGTTAAAGAGAGTAATCAAATTTGCCTGTATTTTTTGGTGTGAATATGACCTGATAAGGAAGAAGTTGTATTTCATAAAGCCATATCTTTCCCAAGTTTTGAATGTAGATGATATCAAATgctacaagaagagaaagaaagaggaaatggattaTATTTTTGAGGATGATTCTGAAACTGGCAGCCAAGAGAATGCTTTTACAAAGTGGTCATACCTTGTTAATTTTGTTGAAGCCTGTGGATGCAGACAAGAAATTTTAAATCTTCTTGGGGAAATCATTGGTCAGAAAGATGTTTGGCTATTCAAATGCAAATtcttaaatgaagaaaaaattccAGTTCTTGAGAAAATCCTAAGAAATGTGAAGTATAGCAGACCAAAAACAGTCAGATTGGAAAGTGGCGTGAAATGTGAAATCCTAAATATGGTGTGGAACATTTTGGGAAACCTGCCATTAGAAAATAAGATGTTGGTCCGGATAAATATAGTGGGAAGGAAATGTCCAAGTGTATCTCTTGCAAATTTGGAGAATTTAATTAGAGATATAGTGAATGTAACAAACCCCTATCTCCAGCTATTAAATTACGTGGGACCTTTTGtatacaaaggagagaaagaatttaTGGAATGCCTTTGTGTTAAAGATCATTTAAGATTTTTGGATGTAATTGTTAGAGATAAGGCATCCTTTGCAGAAAGCATAAACTGCAAAGGACTAGCCAAATTAATAGAATCAAAGGTCAAGGTGAATCTAAAATCTGTCACAGAAAACAAAAAGACTCCAACAGTGTCTGAAGGTATACCTCCTACTCTAACAGTTCGGTATCAGAGTGGTATTTTGAATCTGCTGCATGAATTTAATTGTTCACAATATCTAAAGTACTTAAGCATGGATGGGATTGTTATCACAGAAAAGTTCCACATCAACCTGGAAGCTTTTACAAGTCTGGAATGTTTATTCATCAAGTGCAATCCAGAATCTTACACTAGAAATCAGGCAGTCATTACTGGCACTGAGCCAATGGAGGTAGATGGAAGTGAACAAGGTGACGCCAGTGCTACAGTGCTGCCTTTTAAAGATTGGGTTTTCAAGCTAGCGATGCACACCAAACTTCCAAAAGGGTTGGAGAGACTTATGCTCCATAACATGAGTTTCTGTAATGATTCAAATGTCTCAATTCTGATTGAGAAGTGGAAGAACTTACAGAGATTAATGATATTAGACACCAATGTATCTGTTACAGGAGCATATGACATtgtcaaggagaaggaaaatgagagaccaGAACCTTCATTTGAAAATGGTGCTGATGTTGAGCAGCACTTAAAGAAAAAGTGTCACATATCCACTTCGGACATATCTCATAACAAAGGGTGCAACAAGTGTCCACGTTTAACAAAAAAGGAGCGGAAAGCACAGAGTAAAGAAAAACCTTTAGGCAGAGAATTAATAATTACCTCAAACCAAGATCTCTGCCGTAAATGCAAGAATTTCCCGTGCTCTTGCACACTCATGGATGGTGAAGACAGCAGAGAGACATTTGACAGCATTAAAAATCTTATCAGAGCCTCTTATGAATGTGACTACCTTTCCTTCAGCTATACTAATAAAATCTTTACCGTGAGGAAGAATATGCACAAGGACTTGAGAGTCCATATTCCCTTGCCTTCATTGGATGATGACTTAGTGCTCAAGTTGCAACTGTATACTAGTGGGAAAAGTGTATTTGAAGATGCACAACTCTCTCATAATGGTGCTGACAAAGCTGTTAAACTTTTGCAGCAGCTTGATTCTTTGAAAGGTGTATTTGAATCTTTAATCATAGTACAATATATCCAACTTGAGCTCACAAAACTTTCTCACAAAGGTGCTACAAAAGTTGCTCAATATCTGATAGATTTGAAAAAGTCATACAATGAACCGTTTTCTCTCGCCATTTTGACCACTGAGCACCCACGTTCAGCTGAAGCAGTTAAATTTAGTTATACTGTCAAATTCCTAAGAGATGATAAAAACCTGTCATACTTTTATTTCCAGTGTTCATGTAAAAAGAGGTGCCTCAGTTTAAAGAAGACACATAACTGTGacatatacattaataatgaaattttAGAAAAGTAA